The following coding sequences are from one Paenibacillus stellifer window:
- a CDS encoding TetR/AcrR family transcriptional regulator, with amino-acid sequence MTNKPNTRDAILDTASKLFYCQGYHATGLNQIIKDSESPKGSLYYYFPDGKEELALACINRTSENMSRDLRCYMDNGGSAGEAVSDLLHGIAREAEKSAYEGLVPLSFWLAVETSGISDQLQQACRSVFLDWQNVIGERLVRDGFQEEEAVRKASATVSLIEGALLQALTCKEGGPLLAAAHAAAELLNRPAEK; translated from the coding sequence ATGACCAACAAGCCGAATACGCGCGATGCCATCCTGGATACCGCATCCAAGCTTTTTTATTGTCAGGGCTATCACGCGACCGGTCTGAACCAGATTATCAAGGACAGCGAGTCACCCAAGGGGTCATTGTACTATTACTTTCCGGACGGAAAGGAGGAGCTGGCGCTTGCCTGTATCAATCGAACAAGCGAGAACATGTCCCGGGATTTGCGGTGCTACATGGATAATGGCGGATCGGCCGGCGAGGCCGTAAGCGACCTGCTGCACGGGATCGCCCGGGAGGCGGAGAAGAGCGCCTATGAGGGACTGGTTCCGCTCAGCTTCTGGTTGGCGGTGGAAACCTCGGGAATCAGCGACCAGCTGCAGCAAGCCTGCCGCTCCGTATTCCTGGACTGGCAGAATGTGATCGGAGAGCGCCTTGTCCGCGACGGCTTTCAGGAAGAGGAAGCGGTCCGCAAGGCCTCGGCAACCGTTTCTCTGATTGAAGGCGCGCTGCTTCAGGCGCTGACCTGCAAGGAGGGAGGGCCGCTGCTCGCGGCTGCCCATGCCGCTGCTGAGTTGCTGAATCGCCCGGCAGAGAAATAG
- a CDS encoding DUF4395 domain-containing protein → MAKESKGIPRPLVRVNQSVIVLSLLLTWFTGLYWILAVPLAAGLLGLIFRYNPVIKWSARFLKKDRSAYILEDEEQQQFNQTIAVACLAAGLISYIAGWLTAAYIFTAIVALAAFVAILGFCIGCFIHYQWKMYTYRRKQSSTR, encoded by the coding sequence GTGGCTAAAGAAAGCAAAGGTATTCCCCGGCCGCTCGTTAGAGTTAACCAATCCGTTATCGTATTATCGCTTCTTCTAACCTGGTTCACAGGGTTGTACTGGATTCTTGCGGTTCCTCTGGCAGCCGGTCTGCTCGGGCTCATATTCCGGTATAACCCGGTGATTAAGTGGTCTGCGCGATTCCTGAAAAAAGACAGATCCGCATATATTCTGGAGGACGAGGAACAGCAGCAGTTCAACCAGACAATCGCCGTAGCGTGCCTGGCTGCCGGGCTGATCAGCTATATCGCCGGCTGGCTGACCGCTGCTTATATTTTCACCGCTATAGTGGCCTTGGCCGCATTCGTCGCCATTCTGGGCTTCTGCATCGGCTGCTTCATTCATTATCAATGGAAAATGTACACCTACCGCCGCAAGCAGAGCAGCACCCGTTGA
- a CDS encoding FtsW/RodA/SpoVE family cell cycle protein has protein sequence MLITTLLFSGIGIIGMFSVSRAAIRPEFNSPLHAMVGSAHIHFIIPGLLIMLIMMLLDYRKLRSLSWPFYICTIAGMILVNLCPRSVNGSHRWLTLPIGSAIDVVGWSLYLLPASILGIWLSNLSLYRGRIIVRWRDLLLIGIPMFLYVRSYAIPELLIFLAVILILYIWLTGKWGLPIALGLVGVVIGGAAIWRSEYLSMRVISTLNPERFADGAGYMMIQMREALATAGWRGHGFGVLLPDLPLLYSDMLLPYLIYCFGWSVGLLLAAVMLGFLLQAIKAWKSVRDPYGRALLAGLSLTIILQLLYGLAKLSGYLILVNLPVPFISYGGSHLLIEYAALGIILSVFRRKDMIPGLNGHREAEM, from the coding sequence TTGCTGATTACAACCTTGCTGTTCTCAGGTATTGGTATTATAGGTATGTTCTCAGTAAGCCGGGCAGCAATCAGACCCGAGTTCAATAGTCCGCTTCATGCTATGGTGGGGAGTGCACATATTCATTTCATCATACCCGGACTATTGATTATGCTCATTATGATGCTGTTGGATTACCGCAAGCTGCGAAGCTTGTCATGGCCGTTCTACATCTGCACAATAGCGGGGATGATCCTAGTTAATTTATGCCCGCGCAGTGTTAACGGATCGCACAGATGGCTGACTCTGCCCATAGGCTCTGCCATTGATGTTGTGGGCTGGAGCCTGTACTTGCTTCCTGCATCGATCCTGGGAATCTGGCTATCAAACCTGAGTTTGTATCGTGGCAGAATCATCGTCAGGTGGCGGGACCTTCTGCTGATTGGTATCCCGATGTTTCTCTATGTCCGCAGTTATGCTATCCCGGAGCTCCTTATATTTCTTGCAGTCATCTTGATTCTGTACATATGGCTGACGGGCAAATGGGGCCTTCCAATAGCTCTTGGTCTGGTAGGGGTTGTGATCGGAGGTGCAGCTATTTGGCGATCAGAGTACTTGAGCATGCGCGTGATATCAACGCTAAATCCGGAGCGGTTCGCAGACGGTGCAGGTTATATGATGATACAAATGAGAGAGGCATTGGCCACTGCTGGCTGGCGTGGTCATGGGTTCGGAGTGCTGCTTCCTGATCTGCCTTTATTGTATAGTGACATGCTGCTGCCCTATTTGATCTACTGCTTCGGCTGGTCGGTGGGACTTCTTCTTGCCGCTGTTATGCTCGGCTTTCTGCTTCAGGCAATAAAGGCCTGGAAGTCGGTACGCGATCCTTACGGAAGAGCGCTTCTAGCAGGCCTATCTCTGACAATTATCTTGCAGCTGCTGTACGGACTGGCCAAATTATCCGGCTACCTTATACTGGTCAATCTTCCTGTTCCATTTATAAGCTACGGGGGAAGCCACTTGCTGATCGAATATGCCGCCTTGGGCATCATTCTGAGTGTGTTCCGGAGAAAAGATATGATTCCGGGTCTGAACGGGCATAGGGAAGCGGAAATGTAA
- a CDS encoding U32 family peptidase, with protein MTELLAPAGNMEALKAAISNGCDAIYLGMQKFGARAYSSNFDFESLQEAVTYAHLRNVKIYVTMNTIVFENEVEEMKEQIHELNEIGVDGIIVQDLAAFDYIVKNFLDMEAHCSTQMGIDDVAGTLLFKELGAKRVVLSREVEIEKVKEIKRIAEIPLEIFVHGALCVSYSGNCLMSGLIGYRCGNRGRCVGSCRKDYELMDLTTDASLGKNFILSTKDLNTIDYIQDLKEIDSLKIEGRMKVPTYVANVVSKYRMALDNKITEEEKENLKKTFNRTFTKGYLFHEDKKNITNILRPNNFGYEIGIISRIVKDRYEITLTRPLNQNDTIRISHNKEDVNLTVVKLYNKEGELINKADNVCYIKIQETLSKGDVVYKTKDYFYSKELEASLEKEFKRFTLDIKVYACPDSKLFIDAEGLGFHYFYESEEILGEAIHNPTTKDQVIKQFSRLHDTIFELHHVDYEDCHAFIPAKLLNAARRDIVQGLYDLKLNSREKRTQALKVKEKISFAAQKPYLTASVTTKEQYDACVSCGIKEIYFNNVVRRNQNHYKEKEGQLLIGGYGGIYHYRETNPFVTDYSLNVVNATSCYELYKLGAKRVTLSYELNKSQMEDLRNAYYEENDGYPSLEVIVYGKAPLMFTKYCPMKKMNQCRVCKTKSYALKDENGTFPILSHDDCTTTLLNGKTLNLLDELQTIKGIEAFRLSFTVESQEQVVKVIHQASGKLNGSMNNPVFNQETDTRGHFNKEIL; from the coding sequence ATGACTGAATTATTAGCTCCAGCAGGAAATATGGAAGCTTTAAAAGCTGCCATTTCGAATGGTTGTGATGCCATATACTTAGGAATGCAAAAATTTGGAGCACGTGCATACTCATCTAATTTTGATTTCGAATCGTTACAAGAGGCGGTTACGTATGCGCACCTGAGGAACGTTAAAATCTATGTTACCATGAATACCATCGTTTTCGAAAATGAAGTGGAAGAGATGAAAGAACAGATCCACGAATTAAATGAAATTGGTGTGGATGGCATTATCGTCCAGGACCTGGCCGCTTTCGATTATATCGTGAAGAACTTTCTTGATATGGAAGCCCATTGCTCCACTCAAATGGGAATAGACGATGTAGCCGGAACTTTATTGTTTAAAGAACTTGGTGCTAAACGAGTTGTTCTGTCCCGTGAGGTTGAGATTGAAAAAGTAAAAGAGATCAAACGAATAGCGGAAATCCCCTTGGAAATTTTCGTTCACGGTGCGTTATGTGTCTCTTATTCGGGGAACTGTCTAATGTCAGGATTAATTGGCTATCGATGCGGAAATCGCGGAAGATGTGTGGGTTCATGCCGCAAGGATTATGAACTAATGGATCTGACAACCGATGCTTCTCTGGGGAAGAACTTTATTCTATCGACCAAGGACTTAAACACCATCGATTACATCCAGGATTTAAAAGAAATCGATTCTTTAAAAATTGAAGGTCGAATGAAAGTGCCTACGTATGTTGCTAATGTTGTATCAAAATATCGCATGGCCTTGGATAATAAAATAACCGAAGAAGAGAAAGAAAATCTGAAAAAAACATTCAATCGAACATTCACCAAAGGCTATTTGTTCCACGAAGATAAGAAAAATATTACAAACATCCTAAGACCGAATAACTTTGGTTATGAAATTGGAATCATCAGCAGGATTGTTAAAGATAGGTATGAAATAACACTTACACGTCCATTAAATCAAAACGATACTATCCGAATAAGCCACAACAAGGAAGATGTTAATTTAACGGTTGTCAAACTGTACAATAAAGAGGGCGAATTAATCAACAAGGCAGATAATGTCTGCTATATCAAAATCCAAGAAACGCTATCTAAAGGAGATGTCGTCTATAAAACGAAGGATTATTTCTATTCCAAAGAATTAGAAGCATCACTGGAAAAAGAATTTAAGCGGTTTACCCTGGATATTAAAGTATATGCATGTCCAGATTCAAAGCTTTTCATCGATGCGGAGGGCTTAGGCTTTCATTATTTCTATGAAAGCGAGGAAATACTGGGCGAAGCCATTCATAATCCAACAACAAAAGACCAGGTAATCAAGCAATTTTCAAGATTACATGATACGATATTCGAGCTTCACCATGTCGATTATGAGGATTGCCATGCCTTTATTCCAGCTAAACTGTTGAATGCAGCAAGAAGAGATATTGTACAGGGCTTATATGACTTAAAGCTGAACAGCCGGGAGAAAAGAACCCAAGCTTTGAAAGTAAAGGAGAAAATAAGCTTTGCCGCTCAAAAACCATACCTTACGGCCTCTGTAACGACTAAGGAACAGTATGATGCTTGCGTGAGCTGTGGAATTAAGGAAATCTATTTTAATAACGTGGTTAGAAGAAATCAAAATCATTATAAGGAAAAAGAAGGGCAGCTCCTAATCGGAGGATATGGTGGAATTTATCACTACAGAGAAACGAATCCGTTTGTTACAGACTATTCACTAAATGTTGTTAATGCCACCAGTTGCTATGAATTATATAAATTAGGTGCAAAACGAGTCACTTTATCTTATGAATTGAATAAGAGCCAAATGGAAGATTTAAGGAATGCCTACTATGAAGAAAATGACGGCTATCCTTCGCTGGAAGTGATTGTATATGGCAAGGCTCCCTTGATGTTCACTAAATATTGTCCGATGAAAAAAATGAATCAATGCAGAGTTTGCAAAACGAAGAGCTACGCGTTAAAAGATGAGAACGGAACGTTCCCTATCCTTTCCCATGATGATTGTACAACGACTCTCCTTAATGGGAAGACGCTTAATCTTTTGGATGAGCTGCAAACCATCAAAGGAATCGAGGCATTCCGATTAAGCTTCACCGTTGAATCACAAGAGCAGGTTGTGAAAGTCATTCATCAGGCCTCAGGCAAATTGAATGGCTCAATGAATAATCCTGTCTTTAATCAGGAAACCGACACAAGAGGACATTTTAATAAAGAGATTTTGTAG
- a CDS encoding ABC transporter permease — MRYHLGLLSEYLKNYMKTRLTYRADFWVEVISDLLFQATNLIFIFVIFMHTNSLAGWSQNEVVFVYGFFMVPYGVFSCFVNMWNFSDRYIVKGEMDRILTRPAHNLFQIFLENVDPPSLVGSLIGLLIMGVSGYNLGLPFEWWTIPAIIVLTLSATAIYTGIYTTLTSLSFYSDAPTGIIPLMYNIQTYGRYPVTIYNRAIQVLLTWILPFAFVGVYPAALFLGREEMTRMALLTPVMGAIFLGIGLFTWSRGVRRYKGAGS; from the coding sequence ATGAGATATCATTTGGGACTCTTGTCGGAATATTTGAAAAATTACATGAAGACCCGCCTCACCTATCGGGCCGACTTCTGGGTTGAAGTCATCTCCGATCTGCTGTTCCAGGCCACGAACCTGATCTTCATCTTCGTGATCTTCATGCATACGAACAGCTTGGCGGGCTGGAGCCAGAACGAGGTCGTGTTCGTATACGGATTCTTTATGGTGCCCTACGGCGTCTTCAGCTGCTTCGTCAATATGTGGAATTTCAGCGACCGCTATATTGTCAAAGGCGAGATGGACCGGATTTTGACGCGACCGGCGCATAATCTCTTTCAGATCTTTCTGGAAAATGTCGATCCGCCTTCGCTGGTCGGCTCGCTGATCGGTCTTCTGATCATGGGAGTCAGCGGATATAACCTTGGTCTTCCGTTTGAATGGTGGACTATTCCGGCGATTATTGTGCTGACGCTCAGCGCGACGGCGATCTATACCGGCATCTATACGACGCTGACTTCGCTGTCGTTCTACTCGGATGCGCCGACCGGCATTATTCCGCTGATGTACAACATCCAGACGTACGGACGCTATCCCGTAACGATCTACAACCGGGCGATTCAGGTGCTGCTCACCTGGATTCTGCCTTTCGCTTTTGTAGGCGTCTATCCCGCCGCGCTCTTCCTGGGACGCGAAGAGATGACGCGAATGGCGCTGCTCACGCCAGTAATGGGCGCGATTTTCCTGGGGATCGGGCTGTTCACCTGGAGCCGGGGAGTACGCCGCTACAAGGGCGCAGGATCATAA
- a CDS encoding ABC transporter permease gives MLDAYFDFIRIRFLTMLAYRLNYYTGILIYSLNIGVNYFTWKAIYGEGESLGGFTASQMTTYVAVSWMARAFYFNNLDREISTDIRDGSIAIQFIRPYNYVLAKMMQGLGEGMFRFMLFMIPGMAIAMLLFPVKLPSDPAAWAGFLVMLFFSFLINSQINVITGLLAFFVENNEGLMRMKRVIVDLFSGLIIPISLFPGWLSGILKVLPFQAITYLPGSVFTGRVKGVGIWNVLGIQIFWFAVLLIPLFFLYRAARQRLFVQGG, from the coding sequence CTGCTTGACGCCTACTTCGATTTCATTCGCATCCGCTTCTTGACGATGCTGGCTTACCGGCTGAATTATTACACAGGCATTCTCATCTACTCCCTGAATATTGGCGTCAATTATTTCACCTGGAAAGCCATTTACGGAGAAGGGGAGTCGCTTGGCGGCTTCACCGCCTCCCAGATGACGACCTACGTGGCTGTCTCGTGGATGGCCAGAGCATTCTACTTCAACAATCTGGACCGGGAGATTTCAACCGATATCCGCGACGGCAGCATTGCGATCCAGTTCATCCGTCCTTACAATTATGTCCTGGCCAAAATGATGCAGGGCCTCGGCGAGGGCATGTTCCGGTTCATGCTGTTCATGATTCCGGGCATGGCGATTGCCATGCTGCTGTTCCCGGTGAAGCTGCCGAGTGATCCTGCGGCGTGGGCGGGATTCCTGGTTATGCTGTTCTTCAGCTTCCTGATCAACTCGCAGATCAATGTCATTACCGGTCTGCTGGCGTTCTTCGTAGAGAATAACGAGGGGTTGATGCGGATGAAGCGCGTCATCGTCGATCTGTTCTCGGGCCTTATTATTCCGATCAGTCTCTTCCCGGGCTGGCTGTCGGGCATCCTGAAGGTGCTGCCGTTCCAGGCGATCACCTATTTGCCGGGCTCCGTCTTTACGGGCCGGGTGAAGGGCGTCGGGATATGGAATGTGCTCGGCATCCAGATCTTCTGGTTCGCCGTGCTGCTCATTCCGCTATTCTTCTTGTATCGCGCTGCCAGACAGCGGCTGTTCGTGCAGGGGGGCTGA
- a CDS encoding ABC transporter ATP-binding protein, with translation MAAIDVQDLRKTFKVQKNRGGLKGAFVDLFKREYNEVMAVKDISFQIPEGEICGYIGENGAGKSTTIKMLTGILVPTSGHLTVGGYVPYEEREKFVRNIGVVFGQRSQLWWDIGVVESFELLRKVYRVGEADYRKRLDELVERLELQELLNRPVRKLSLGQRMRCELVAALLHNPSIVFLDEPTIGLDIVVKSEIRSFLKDMNREHGTTILLTTHDLQDIEALCSRVIMLDDGRIIYDGGLDELKQRWGTGREVEFQFGAPTRLTKLEELTFGMPVRWSAENQLGATAWIPLELNVSDVLARVVGQADITDIKIIETNTDDIVRSIYQSGSASKSEEAVLAVSGEGAGHV, from the coding sequence ATGGCAGCTATAGATGTGCAGGATTTGCGAAAAACCTTTAAAGTGCAAAAAAACCGCGGAGGCCTCAAAGGGGCCTTCGTTGATTTGTTTAAGCGGGAATACAATGAAGTGATGGCCGTCAAGGACATCTCCTTTCAGATCCCGGAGGGCGAGATCTGCGGCTATATCGGCGAGAACGGGGCCGGAAAGTCCACTACGATCAAGATGCTGACCGGCATTCTCGTGCCGACTTCCGGTCACTTGACCGTCGGCGGCTACGTTCCCTACGAGGAGCGGGAGAAGTTCGTCCGCAACATCGGCGTTGTCTTCGGGCAGCGCAGCCAGCTCTGGTGGGATATCGGTGTTGTAGAATCCTTCGAGCTGCTGCGGAAGGTGTACCGGGTCGGCGAGGCCGATTACCGGAAAAGATTGGACGAGCTGGTAGAACGGCTCGAGCTGCAGGAACTGCTGAACCGGCCGGTCCGCAAGCTGAGCCTGGGCCAGCGGATGCGCTGTGAGCTGGTTGCGGCGCTGCTGCACAACCCGTCAATCGTCTTCCTGGACGAGCCGACGATCGGTCTCGACATCGTGGTCAAATCGGAGATTCGCTCCTTCCTGAAGGACATGAACCGCGAGCACGGAACAACGATCCTGCTGACGACGCATGACCTGCAGGATATCGAAGCGCTCTGTTCCCGCGTCATCATGCTCGATGACGGGCGGATCATCTACGATGGCGGCCTGGATGAGCTTAAGCAGCGCTGGGGAACCGGCCGCGAGGTCGAGTTCCAATTCGGCGCGCCAACCAGGCTAACCAAGCTGGAGGAGCTGACATTCGGCATGCCGGTTAGATGGTCGGCCGAGAACCAGCTGGGCGCGACAGCCTGGATTCCGCTGGAGCTGAACGTCTCCGATGTGCTCGCCCGTGTCGTCGGGCAGGCCGACATCACCGACATCAAGATTATCGAGACCAATACGGATGACATCGTCCGCAGCATTTACCAGTCGGGCTCGGCGAGCAAGAGCGAAGAGGCGGTTCTGGCGGTCTCCGGGGAAGGAGCCGGCCATGTTTAA
- a CDS encoding GTP cyclohydrolase II, whose product MIKPEIASILKNKIQTIDRGDSANILVGPITLPVNLDGETVTFKWYSWLHVTEEERQELSGEDMTEKLIARLPSMKLADSQQSSVLVYGDFEHDEQALIRVHSICHTGDIFGSKRCDCGFQLRQSMRMIVENGSGALFYLANHEGRGIGLFSKAFAYLLQEEGLDTVEANLELGFEDDSRDYSDAISVLKALRTKPVTLITNNPKKLRALKAAGMNVARRVPLWGDVSVFNEKYLRTKVIRSGHLEAEDSQPFTGMAAGNL is encoded by the coding sequence ATGATTAAACCGGAGATTGCTTCCATACTTAAGAACAAAATTCAAACTATTGATCGCGGTGATTCCGCTAATATTCTCGTCGGACCCATTACGCTTCCGGTAAATCTGGATGGAGAGACGGTCACCTTCAAATGGTACAGCTGGCTGCATGTTACGGAAGAGGAACGGCAGGAATTGTCCGGCGAAGATATGACGGAGAAGCTGATCGCCCGTCTGCCTTCCATGAAGCTGGCTGACAGCCAGCAATCCAGCGTCCTCGTCTACGGCGACTTCGAGCATGACGAGCAGGCGCTGATCCGGGTGCACAGCATTTGCCATACCGGCGATATATTCGGCAGCAAACGCTGCGATTGCGGCTTCCAGCTTCGCCAGTCGATGCGGATGATCGTAGAGAACGGCTCCGGCGCGCTCTTCTATCTGGCGAACCATGAGGGCAGAGGCATCGGCCTCTTCAGCAAAGCGTTCGCTTACCTGCTTCAGGAAGAAGGATTGGACACTGTTGAAGCGAATCTGGAGCTTGGATTCGAAGATGACAGCCGGGACTACTCGGACGCAATCAGCGTCCTGAAGGCGCTCCGGACGAAGCCGGTGACGCTCATCACCAACAACCCGAAGAAGCTGAGAGCTCTGAAGGCTGCGGGAATGAATGTGGCGAGACGCGTTCCGCTGTGGGGTGACGTGTCTGTGTTTAATGAGAAATATCTCCGCACGAAGGTCATTCGTTCCGGACATCTGGAGGCGGAAGACAGCCAGCCCTTCACGGGTATGGCTGCAGGCAATCTGTAA